Below is a genomic region from Methanosphaera sp. ISO3-F5.
GAATATAACTCCTTACAATTCTCAGCACAATGATTACATGGCCCAGTAAGACTTTGAGCTTTACTATAATTTTTCTCAGAATCCAATACCTCCGAGGCAACCTTCTTTTTTTCCTTAAAGAAAGTATCATACAAAAAGTCTTTCAATTCATCCTCACTATAATCCTTCTCATAATCCTCAGCCTTGAAAAACAATTGAGTAACATGAATATCAATATAATCATATCCCATGACAAACTCCTTAATATCAATATCAACAGGAGAACATGAATAATTAGTATCATAACGTGGGCATTGTTTACAAAAATTTTGAACATAATCAAAGTTAAAAAACTTCTCATAAAATTCTACTGTAGTTAAAGTCTTCTTATAATGTTTAACAGTATAATCTATATCACTCATATAACTCACCAACTAATCTGAATATTCGGTGGGATCATCTAAACCCGCCTCAACAAAAGCTCTTTTACGTCTTTTACAGGATTCACATTTACCACAATGAAGTTCTTTACCAGTATAACATGAATAACTAAGATCCATAGGAGCATTAAATTCATGACCGGTTTCAACAATTTCCTTCTTAGACATGTCAATCAACGGAGCTTTAATACTTATATCATCAAAGGAACCATACTTAATAGTTTCATTAAAAGCATCCAAGTATTCTTTAGAATTATCAGGAAACGTCACTGCCTCCTCATAATCCCAGCCAACTATGATAATTTCTGCCCCTAAACTTTCAGCATATGCTAATGCAATGCTACAAAATACAGTGTTACGTGCAGGAACCCATACAGACTTTGCCGTTTCTATTGCAACATCATAATTATCAAGGTCATCTTCACTTATCTCTGGAATATCTTCATCACTGGTTAAACTGGAAGTACTAATATTTTCTAGCCATGGTAAGTCTATAACCACATGTTCCATTCCATATTTTTCACAGATCCTCCGTGCATGATTTAATTCTTCATCAAAGCTTTGTTGTCCATAATTAAATGTTATTGCTGTTAAATCATAATCATTAGCATAAATACTTGTTGCAACAGTACAGTCAAGTCCACCGGAAAGTACGCTTATACCCCTAGGTTTACTCATCTTATATCACTTCTATGCTCTTTCTTATAATCCTGTTCAACATAACTTTTCAAGTCCTTAACTGGTATTCCTGTTTTATCTGATAATTTCTTCAAATCATCATACTCGGGACTGCATTTAATGATTTTATCACCTAACTGCCCTATTTTGAAACGAATTTCTTCAAGATTACCATTAACTTCTACTTTATGAATAACATTTTCTCTTATAGCAACACCCCTATGTATATGAGGTAACATTCTCACACCCAGGGTACCAGTTTCCTCCATCAAAACACTAACTAAATGTTCAGCATCACCATTTCTACTTATAACCTTAACAATATGGGCTGGCCTGTTTTTTTTCATAATAGTAGGAGTAATAGTCACATCTCTTGCTCCCTCATCCAATAGTTTATCATATAAATTACCTAGAATTTCACCACTTAATGTGTCAATATTGGTTTCAAGTATTGTGATAGTGTTTTGTTCTGCAAAGTCTTCTGATTTAATTATTCTTAACGCATTCAATACCTTCAAGTCCTTTTTTCCAGAACCATAACCAATAATTTTATTAGTTAGCAGTGGTGTAGAAGTCACATATTCATCAACAATATTTACTAGTATTGCAGATCCTGTTGGTGTTGCTAATTCAGTGTTAACTTCTCCTCCTATTGTTGGAACATTTTCCAGAATATTTATCACTGCCGGTGCCGGGACTGGTAGTATGCCATGTTGTGTATTTACACTGCCATTTCCTGTTGCAACAGGTAATGAGTATATTTTCTCTTCATCAAATCCCAGTAGGTGATATGCATATGATGCACCAATAATATCTGCTACTGCATCTGCACATCCAACTTCATGAAAATGTAATTCTTCTATGCTTTTTTCATGCACTTTACTTTCAGCATCTGCTAATGTACGGAATATCTTCTTGGCCAATGCTATACTTTTATTTACTGTTTCATCCTTCTGGTATTTTTGTTCTGTTATTTCTTCAAGTTTATTTATTATGTCCGGATAGTGACGTGCACTATTGTCTTCTGTTTCTATGCTGGCAAATGTTGTCATAACACCAGATTTACTTTTCTTATTTATATCTACTTTTATTTGCCCAAATTCTTGTGCATAGTCAAGAATGACTTTTTCTATTTTTGTTTTATCTGCTCCTAAATCAATGAATGCTCCGATAAACATGTTTCCGGCTAATCCAGATACTTGTGGGTCAATTACTACAACCATATTATTTACTTCCTAATATTATTATATACTTCTATGTTTTTTGATTCTATTAAGATTTTATAATACTTCTCATTTTTTATTAAAAAATTTTAGGGTCAAATATATTATAATCTATTAATAAAGTATAAGTAGAGAATATAATGGGATAATTTGGGATATTATTCAATTTTACTTAATTTTAGTGAATATTTTTTAATTTTTCTTAATTTTGGACAAAAAAGTATGGAAGTAATATTATGGAAATAAATTTTAAAGGATTGACTGTAACTCCTAATGGTAATGGTATTCTATTTAAAAGTGACACTCCATTTTATATTCTTGCTAATAGAGATAATTTTGATTTTTGTTATATTAAAGAATTTGATAATCATTATGCAAATCAGCCCTACCTGGAACGTATACTGGTGGAAGATCATGGAATTAGTGTTGTCACAACAGTAGAATACTTTGAAAAGAAATATTTCACCAACGTATCAGTATTTCTAGATGCACAATTAGATAATATTACTATGTTAAATGTTTACAGGACAATAACTGAAAGCATTGCCACAGTAGCTTATGAACATGATGCAATAAACAAGGACGAATTATCAAATAAACTAGGTAACTATTATAACATGATATATGTTGTATGTAGAAAAAAATCAGAAAAAATAATATCCTTTGATATCTCATTATTCTATGAAGTTAAAGAATTAGTATCAAAAGCACTGGAACAATCATTTAACTTAACAAAATATTAACAAAACAGGGGAGGAAGAATAAATTATGGAAAAATCTGATAAAACAGTAGTACATCCAAACATAAATGGTATACTGGGAATAATATCATTTTCAACAAGAATACCAGTAAACAGGTATGTTGGAATAGAAGATATGGCAAGCAGTGTAATAATATGGCCATACGTTGGACTATTAATAGGAGTACTCGGAGCATTACTAGCATATATAAGTCATACCCTACTAGGATTATCAACAATGCTCACAGCAGTACTGGTATACATATTTATAATATGGTTCACAGGATTCAATCACGTAGATGGAGTAATGGACATGGGTGACGGACTCATGGTACACGGCGACCCAGAGAAAAGATTAACAGTAATGCGTGACTCAATGGTTGGAACTGGAGGAATAGCAACATTCTTCGTAGTTGCAAGTTTAACACTAGCAGCACTAGCATCAATACCACCAGCAATATTAATACCTTCAGTATTAATAATGGAATTTGCATCAAAATTCAGTATGGTAACCTCAATGGTAATAGGTAAAGATGACACTCGTGGTATTGGAAGATTAATTAAGTCCGGAATAAATTCTAAAATCTTATTTATATTATTAATTATAAATTCAGTTATAGGATATTTCATACTTGGCATACCAGGAGTATGTGCAATAATAGCATCAGTAGCAACAGGATTATACCTGGCACACATGGCCGACAAAACATTTGGTTGTGTAACCGGCGATATAATGGGTGCATCAAACGAAATAGCAAGAGTCACATCATTAATAGTAATATTAATAGTCTTTAACTTTATAGGATGATAATAATGATAACTGTATTAAGATTAGATCATAGATTAGGAAGAGATACAAGGATAACAACACATGTATGTTTAACTGCAAGAGCATTCGGAGCAGATAAAGTTATACTAAGTGGTGAACATGATAAACATATCATAGAATCAGTGGAACGTGTTGTTGAAAATTGGGGTGGAGAATTCCAAGTAGAATATAATGAAAAATATTTGCCAGTTATCAAAGAACATAAACGAAATGGTTATGAGATAATACATTTAACAATGTATGGAAAACATGTAGAAGAAATAATTCCAACAATAAGAGATAATGGTAAGGATAAACTGGTCATAGTTGGTGGTTCAAGAGTACCTACAGAAGTTTATGAACTGGCTGACTGGAATTTAAGTGTGACAAATCAGCCACATTCCGAAGTTGCAGCTTTAGCAATATGTTTACATTACATTATGGATGCAAAGGAATTGGATATTACCTATGATGATGGTAAAATGCAAATTATTCCAAATAATGAACATAAAGAAGTAATTAAAAATAGTTAATTCTCTCCTTTTCTAAATTTTTTTTTTAATAATAAAAACTAGTTTATTTTTTCTCTTTTATTAATAAAAAGAGAAAGATGGTGTTTAAATAATAAATTTTCTATCTTTCTAATTTTCCTTCGATGAATTCATCTACTTTGTCATGAGCAATATCATCAGTGTACTGGATTGGTGGATGTTTCATAGTATATGAAGATATTGAAGTTAAAGCTCCACTTATACCCCTGTTTAATGCTAATTTACAGCATCTGATAGCATCAATTACACATCCTGCACTATTTGGGCTGTCTTCAACACTTAATCTTAGTTCGATGTTCATTGGAACATCTCCAAATGTTCTTCCTTCCATACGTAGGAAGCATAATTTGTTATCTTTTTGCCATGGTACATAGTCACTAGGACCAATATGAATATCATCATCATCTAATCTGTGTGCTAAAACGGATTGTACTGCTTCAGTCTTAGATTCTCTTTTTGAAGCTAATCTGTCATGGTTAAGCATGTTTAAGAAGTCAGTGTTTCCACCAGTATTTAATTGGTATGTTCTGTCTAATCTAACTCCTCTGTCTTTGAATAAGTTTGCAAGTGTTCTGTGAGTAATTGTTGCACCAATTTGTGCTTTAATATCGTCACCAACACATGGTAATCCTGCTTCTTTAAATTTAGCTTCATATTCTGGATCACTTACAATAAATATTGGTACACAATTAATAAATGCAATACCTGCATCTAATGCACAGTCAGCATAGAATTTTCCTGCATTTTCTGAACCTACTGGTAAATAATTTACAAGAATTTCAGCTCCACTTTCTTTTAAAACTTCAACAATTTCTTCTTTACTTTTTTCTGCTTCATCAGAAATTACAAATGTTGAATCTTCTTTATAGTTACTCATATGTGGTGCTACACCATCTAAAACATTACCCATTGTAACTTTTACACCAGTTTTTTCCATGTCTGGGTAGAATATTGTTGTACAGTTAGGTTTTGCATAAATTGCTTCACTGACATCTTTTCCTACTTTTCTTTTGTCAATATCTATTGCTGCTACA
It encodes:
- a CDS encoding tRNA (cytidine(56)-2'-O)-methyltransferase; amino-acid sequence: MITVLRLDHRLGRDTRITTHVCLTARAFGADKVILSGEHDKHIIESVERVVENWGGEFQVEYNEKYLPVIKEHKRNGYEIIHLTMYGKHVEEIIPTIRDNGKDKLVIVGGSRVPTEVYELADWNLSVTNQPHSEVAALAICLHYIMDAKELDITYDDGKMQIIPNNEHKEVIKNS
- the queC gene encoding 7-cyano-7-deazaguanine synthase QueC, producing the protein MSKPRGISVLSGGLDCTVATSIYANDYDLTAITFNYGQQSFDEELNHARRICEKYGMEHVVIDLPWLENISTSSLTSDEDIPEISEDDLDNYDVAIETAKSVWVPARNTVFCSIALAYAESLGAEIIIVGWDYEEAVTFPDNSKEYLDAFNETIKYGSFDDISIKAPLIDMSKKEIVETGHEFNAPMDLSYSCYTGKELHCGKCESCKRRKRAFVEAGLDDPTEYSD
- a CDS encoding inositol-3-phosphate synthase, yielding MEKIKIAVVGIGNCASSLIQGLYYYADKNEEDVDGLMHWSIDGYKPSDIEVVAAIDIDKRKVGKDVSEAIYAKPNCTTIFYPDMEKTGVKVTMGNVLDGVAPHMSNYKEDSTFVISDEAEKSKEEIVEVLKESGAEILVNYLPVGSENAGKFYADCALDAGIAFINCVPIFIVSDPEYEAKFKEAGLPCVGDDIKAQIGATITHRTLANLFKDRGVRLDRTYQLNTGGNTDFLNMLNHDRLASKRESKTEAVQSVLAHRLDDDDIHIGPSDYVPWQKDNKLCFLRMEGRTFGDVPMNIELRLSVEDSPNSAGCVIDAIRCCKLALNRGISGALTSISSYTMKHPPIQYTDDIAHDKVDEFIEGKLER
- the cobS gene encoding adenosylcobinamide-GDP ribazoletransferase, which translates into the protein MEKSDKTVVHPNINGILGIISFSTRIPVNRYVGIEDMASSVIIWPYVGLLIGVLGALLAYISHTLLGLSTMLTAVLVYIFIIWFTGFNHVDGVMDMGDGLMVHGDPEKRLTVMRDSMVGTGGIATFFVVASLTLAALASIPPAILIPSVLIMEFASKFSMVTSMVIGKDDTRGIGRLIKSGINSKILFILLIINSVIGYFILGIPGVCAIIASVATGLYLAHMADKTFGCVTGDIMGASNEIARVTSLIVILIVFNFIG
- a CDS encoding DUF2284 domain-containing protein yields the protein MSDIDYTVKHYKKTLTTVEFYEKFFNFDYVQNFCKQCPRYDTNYSCSPVDIDIKEFVMGYDYIDIHVTQLFFKAEDYEKDYSEDELKDFLYDTFFKEKKKVASEVLDSEKNYSKAQSLTGPCNHCAENCKELYSSCKHPEIRRYSLASIGMDSKKILKDLFGIDLLLINGVLPKYLNNISSILYKK
- the larC gene encoding nickel pincer cofactor biosynthesis protein LarC; this translates as MVVVIDPQVSGLAGNMFIGAFIDLGADKTKIEKVILDYAQEFGQIKVDINKKSKSGVMTTFASIETEDNSARHYPDIINKLEEITEQKYQKDETVNKSIALAKKIFRTLADAESKVHEKSIEELHFHEVGCADAVADIIGASYAYHLLGFDEEKIYSLPVATGNGSVNTQHGILPVPAPAVINILENVPTIGGEVNTELATPTGSAILVNIVDEYVTSTPLLTNKIIGYGSGKKDLKVLNALRIIKSEDFAEQNTITILETNIDTLSGEILGNLYDKLLDEGARDVTITPTIMKKNRPAHIVKVISRNGDAEHLVSVLMEETGTLGVRMLPHIHRGVAIRENVIHKVEVNGNLEEIRFKIGQLGDKIIKCSPEYDDLKKLSDKTGIPVKDLKSYVEQDYKKEHRSDIR